One genomic window of Triticum aestivum cultivar Chinese Spring unplaced genomic scaffold, IWGSC CS RefSeq v2.1 scaffold26995, whole genome shotgun sequence includes the following:
- the LOC123176240 gene encoding putative lipid-transfer protein DIR1 produces MAKSNALAATLLLVMVVSLATLEGVHGVCGMSNDEFKLCQPAAAVNNPTESPSAECCAALGKANLSCICRYKGIAGIWLKMYHIDAKRATALPGKCGLTMPNNCS; encoded by the coding sequence ATGGCTAAGTCAAATGCATTGGCTGCAACACTGTTGCTTGTCATGGTGGTGTCCCTCGCCACACTAGAGGGTGTTCATGGCGTCTGCGGCATGTCGAATGATGAATTCAAGCTTTGCCAGCCCGCGGCGGCAGTGAATAACCCGACAGAGAGTCCGTCGGCTGAGTGTTGTGCTGCGCTTGGGAAGGCCAATCTATCATGCATTTGCCGCTACAAAGGCATCGCCGGCATATGGCTGAAAATGTACCACATCGACGCAAAGCGCGCCACGGCTCTGCCCGGCAAGTGCGGTCTCACCATGCCCAACAACTGCTCGTGA